One stretch of Niallia sp. XMNu-256 DNA includes these proteins:
- the cobA gene encoding uroporphyrinogen-III C-methyltransferase, whose amino-acid sequence MRKGKVYLVGAGPGDIGLITVKGLEAIKEADVILYDRLANPKLLDYAPAHCELIYGGKLPDKHTLRQERINAILVEKAQEGKTVVRLKGGDPGVFGRVGEEAEELAQAEVEFEMIPGITSGIAAPLYAGIPVTHREFGETFAVVTAHNKSKDGKPVLDWKSLANGIDTIAFYMGVGNLPYICENLIANGKSPDTPVALIHWGTFGRQKTLEGTLATIADLVVANGFSNPAITLVGDIVALRKRINWFEKKPLYGKQILLARTGIYPSSLAKALIGQGADVIEFPKWKSEEVPIDYAVLNQLSTYEEILFTSAESVEDFFQILINEEIDFRSLTGDIYGLSSKTIAALRQKGMIGEIAGHLQHRDKLLVIGDSRIGEQQYEFCHTFITRKNIIDTALLPMIKRMMDDATPDTLVFPSSQSVKMFFEEDDVAELFPAQNLQQVNVICMGEQTARAAEFYGVKPDGIAKAPTKDALIETILEKVK is encoded by the coding sequence ATGAGAAAAGGCAAAGTATATTTAGTTGGCGCTGGTCCAGGAGATATTGGACTGATTACAGTAAAAGGATTAGAAGCGATCAAAGAGGCAGATGTAATCCTATATGATCGCTTGGCAAATCCAAAACTACTTGATTATGCTCCAGCCCACTGTGAATTAATCTACGGTGGGAAATTACCAGACAAGCATACATTAAGACAAGAAAGAATTAATGCTATTTTAGTAGAAAAAGCTCAGGAAGGAAAAACGGTTGTCCGTTTAAAGGGTGGCGATCCAGGCGTGTTCGGTCGTGTTGGAGAAGAAGCGGAGGAATTGGCTCAAGCAGAAGTCGAGTTTGAAATGATTCCGGGGATCACATCTGGAATTGCAGCACCCTTATATGCAGGAATTCCTGTTACCCATCGGGAGTTTGGCGAGACGTTTGCAGTGGTAACCGCCCATAATAAATCAAAGGATGGTAAACCAGTACTAGACTGGAAGTCGCTTGCTAACGGGATTGACACAATCGCCTTTTATATGGGGGTAGGAAATCTCCCTTATATTTGTGAAAACTTAATAGCAAATGGAAAATCACCAGATACTCCTGTTGCATTAATTCATTGGGGAACATTTGGCAGACAGAAAACATTAGAGGGTACCCTTGCAACCATTGCTGACCTAGTTGTTGCAAACGGATTTAGTAATCCTGCAATTACACTAGTAGGGGATATCGTTGCTTTACGGAAAAGGATTAATTGGTTTGAGAAAAAACCATTATACGGCAAACAAATATTGCTTGCTAGAACCGGAATTTATCCTAGCAGTCTAGCCAAAGCTTTAATTGGACAAGGTGCAGACGTAATTGAGTTTCCGAAATGGAAAAGTGAAGAAGTACCAATTGATTATGCAGTTTTAAATCAACTATCTACCTATGAAGAAATTTTATTCACTTCAGCTGAAAGTGTTGAGGACTTTTTTCAAATTTTAATAAATGAGGAAATTGATTTTCGCTCTCTTACTGGTGATATCTATGGACTTTCATCTAAGACAATAGCTGCTTTAAGACAAAAGGGAATGATCGGGGAAATAGCAGGACATCTCCAACATCGGGACAAATTGTTGGTAATCGGAGACAGTCGAATTGGTGAACAGCAATATGAATTTTGCCACACGTTTATTACAAGGAAAAATATCATTGATACGGCATTATTACCGATGATTAAGCGCATGATGGATGATGCAACACCTGACACCCTTGTATTTCCTAGTTCACAATCTGTGAAAATGTTTTTTGAGGAAGATGATGTGGCAGAGTTATTTCCAGCACAGAATCTTCAGCAGGTTAACGTTATTTGTATGGGAGAACAAACAGCGAGAGCAGCCGAATTTTACGGGGTTAAACCAGATGGAATTGCTAAAGCTCCGACAAAGGATGCATTGATTGAAACGATTCTAGAAAAGGTGAAATAA
- a CDS encoding NAD(P)-binding protein, with amino-acid sequence MNNAGDRMNYYPIGLNLKGKKVFIIGGGKIAERKISGLLNTGAEITVISPDITDALKKLMNMRKVTWLNKTFSPTDIVQAFLIIAATNIPEINEAVKKACSPQQLLLMVDNPEDSDFILPSVMNQGKLTITVSTSGASPILTKKIKRNLSDQYGPEYKDYVDFLYHCRKWILQEIHDSSLKQKLLTKITEPSFLYSDNRNEEFKQMVDILQSKK; translated from the coding sequence TTGAATAATGCAGGTGATCGGATGAACTACTATCCTATTGGGCTTAATCTGAAGGGGAAAAAGGTCTTTATTATTGGTGGCGGGAAAATTGCTGAGAGAAAAATATCAGGACTTTTAAATACAGGGGCCGAGATCACCGTGATCAGTCCAGATATAACGGATGCTCTCAAAAAGTTGATGAATATGCGAAAGGTGACATGGCTGAATAAGACATTTTCTCCAACTGATATTGTCCAGGCGTTTCTTATTATCGCGGCTACAAATATACCTGAAATCAATGAGGCGGTAAAGAAAGCTTGTTCTCCTCAGCAACTATTATTAATGGTCGATAATCCTGAGGATTCAGACTTTATCTTACCCTCCGTCATGAATCAAGGGAAACTAACGATAACGGTCTCCACATCAGGAGCAAGCCCCATTTTGACGAAAAAAATCAAACGCAATTTATCGGACCAATATGGACCAGAATATAAAGACTATGTTGATTTTTTGTATCATTGTCGAAAATGGATTTTACAGGAGATACACGATTCAAGTCTAAAACAGAAATTACTAACTAAAATTACAGAACCCTCCTTTTTATATAGCGATAATAGAAACGAGGAGTTTAAGCAAATGGTGGATATCTTGCAGTCCAAAAAATAA
- the nirD gene encoding nitrite reductase small subunit NirD, whose product MANRVELGNYADFPVGIGQVYQFDKEEIALFRLSNGEVKAVENHSPHPKGGTLVDGLVSGEYIFCPVYDWKISLVDGKVQSPDEGQVKTYHIEVCDDKVYLEL is encoded by the coding sequence ATGGCAAATCGAGTGGAACTAGGAAATTATGCAGATTTTCCAGTGGGAATTGGACAAGTTTATCAGTTTGACAAAGAAGAAATTGCCCTTTTCCGCTTATCTAATGGAGAAGTTAAAGCAGTTGAAAATCACAGTCCACATCCTAAGGGTGGCACTTTAGTTGATGGACTTGTTAGTGGTGAATATATTTTCTGTCCTGTTTACGATTGGAAGATTTCCCTTGTTGATGGGAAAGTTCAGTCACCTGATGAAGGACAAGTAAAAACTTATCACATTGAAGTATGCGATGATAAGGTTTATCTTGAATTATAA
- a CDS encoding sensor histidine kinase: protein MNTVSRQIILATSVAVIVFVFVLSATFFVFPLFHFSDLWEKNVLDIPFIILVPSASIVIGILFGLVSGYFWKRELQLIDESLHQLEEGRPLELANSPLLEVQTISIRMNKIQKQMIEQAKLSQRLATEAAEDQEKQMQEIIFQERNRLARELHDSVSQQLFAASMMMSAINETKADTNNELEGRQLKLVEEMIHQSQLEMRALLLHLRPVALKGKSLQEGIEELLIELRQKVSMEIKWKVENFSIEKGIEDHLFRILQESVSNTLRHSKANGLEVLMIKRDGFIILRVTDDGVGFDVDEQKAGSYGLQNMYERAVEIGGNLKMVSLKGKGTRLEVKIPIVNEGENE from the coding sequence ATGAATACCGTTTCGCGTCAAATCATTTTAGCAACTAGTGTTGCAGTTATTGTGTTTGTTTTTGTGTTAAGCGCAACCTTTTTTGTTTTTCCACTGTTTCATTTTTCGGATCTATGGGAGAAAAATGTTCTGGACATTCCCTTTATTATTCTAGTACCAAGTGCAAGTATTGTGATTGGAATTCTATTTGGTTTAGTTTCCGGTTATTTTTGGAAAAGGGAATTACAATTAATTGATGAAAGTTTGCATCAACTAGAAGAAGGGCGCCCTTTAGAATTAGCTAATTCCCCCTTACTTGAAGTTCAAACGATCTCCATTCGAATGAATAAAATTCAAAAGCAGATGATTGAACAAGCGAAATTGTCACAGCGTCTAGCAACGGAAGCGGCCGAGGATCAAGAAAAACAAATGCAAGAAATTATTTTTCAAGAACGAAATCGTCTAGCCCGAGAGCTTCATGACTCGGTCAGTCAACAGTTATTTGCAGCCTCGATGATGATGTCGGCCATTAATGAAACGAAAGCCGATACAAATAATGAATTGGAAGGAAGGCAGCTTAAATTAGTCGAGGAAATGATCCATCAATCCCAATTAGAAATGCGTGCATTGCTTCTGCATTTACGACCAGTTGCCTTAAAAGGGAAATCACTACAGGAAGGGATCGAAGAGCTATTAATAGAACTGCGACAAAAAGTTTCAATGGAAATCAAGTGGAAAGTAGAGAATTTCTCCATTGAAAAAGGCATTGAAGATCATTTGTTTCGTATTTTGCAAGAATCAGTCTCCAATACATTGCGTCACTCAAAGGCAAATGGATTAGAAGTGCTAATGATCAAAAGAGATGGCTTTATCATTTTAAGAGTAACGGATGATGGGGTAGGATTTGATGTCGATGAGCAAAAGGCTGGATCCTATGGATTACAAAACATGTATGAACGAGCGGTTGAAATTGGTGGAAATTTAAAAATGGTTTCTCTCAAAGGGAAAGGTACGCGTCTTGAGGTAAAAATTCCGATAGTGAATGAAGGTGAGAATGAATGA
- a CDS encoding response regulator transcription factor, producing MIKVLFVDDHEMVRIGVSSYLSAQPDIEVVGEADNGKTAVELALSLRPDIILMDLVMNEMDGIEATKLIMQQWPEAKIIIVTSFLDDDKVYPALEAGATSYLLKTSKASEIAEAVRSTYQGQSILEPEVTGKMMRKMRQNTKHELHADLTAREMEILLLMTQGKSNQDIADELFISLKTVKTHVSNILSKLQVQDRTQAVIYAFKHSLAQ from the coding sequence ATGATTAAAGTATTATTTGTGGATGATCATGAAATGGTAAGAATTGGAGTTTCCTCCTATCTCTCTGCGCAGCCTGATATTGAGGTGGTAGGGGAAGCGGATAATGGAAAAACAGCTGTTGAATTGGCATTATCACTTAGGCCGGATATTATTTTAATGGATTTAGTGATGAATGAAATGGATGGAATTGAAGCAACAAAATTGATTATGCAGCAATGGCCAGAAGCCAAAATTATCATTGTTACAAGTTTTTTAGATGATGATAAAGTATATCCGGCACTTGAAGCAGGGGCCACCAGTTATCTTTTAAAAACCTCCAAAGCAAGTGAAATTGCAGAGGCTGTCCGTTCAACCTATCAAGGACAATCAATTTTAGAGCCTGAAGTAACAGGAAAAATGATGAGAAAAATGAGACAAAATACGAAACATGAGTTACACGCAGATTTAACGGCAAGGGAAATGGAAATCCTTCTCTTAATGACACAAGGAAAAAGCAATCAAGACATTGCGGATGAATTATTTATTTCATTAAAAACGGTTAAAACCCATGTAAGCAACATTCTTAGTAAGCTTCAAGTGCAAGATCGTACACAAGCAGTCATTTATGCGTTCAAACATTCACTAGCTCAATAA
- the nirB gene encoding nitrite reductase large subunit NirB — translation MGKQKLVMIGNGMAGIRTLEELLRLAPDMYDITVFGKEPHPNYNRIQLSTVLQGDTTVQEIIMNDWDWYKENKIQLFAGEEIVKIDPVKKIVVSNTGRVTEYDECIFATGSRSFIIPFKGHDKKGVTGFRNIEDCELMIESSKQYKKAVVIGGGLLGLEAARGLLNLGMEVKVVHLQPYLMEKQLDPVGSTMLQKELEAQGMEFLMEKDTEEILGDDHVTGIRFKDGTEVETDLVVMAVGVRANIEIAKESGIEVNRAIVVNDYLETNLANVYAVGECAEHRGTVYGLVAPLYEQGKVLASFLAGKMPEPYEGSVVGTQLKVSGVDMYSAGEIMDDPSMKAIKVHNEFDGVYKKVMIRDNQVVGVVLYGDTSDSTRLFGMMRKKEDVSGMTSVSILSSGCEAASSDVASMADDDLVCGCNGVSKGTIVNAIKENGLTTVAEVGGCTNAGRSCGRCKSQIADILSYTLGDEYSDAAQKESICGCTPLSRDEVVAEIKEKGLTNVKEVMNVLGWANEEGCSKCRPALNYYLGMIHMDQYQDDRDSRLVNEKMHANIQKDGSYTVVPRMYGGVTTAQDLKTIAEVAEKYDVPLVKLTGGQRIGLFGVRKDDLPAIWEELDMPSGYAYGKTLRTVKTCVGSAFCRYGTQESMGLGIKLEKKFERLDTPHKVKMSASGCPRNCSESGIKDIGFVGVEDGYEVYVGGNGGTDLRAGVLLGKVKNDEEALELTGAYLQYYRETANYLERTSKWLERVGLDHIKEVLTNEETRKALNERMNKSLSRYSDDPWQEAIHNEDIQEKYYTVRKGKELVK, via the coding sequence ATGGGTAAACAGAAATTAGTGATGATTGGTAACGGAATGGCTGGAATTCGAACACTAGAAGAATTATTAAGGTTAGCACCAGATATGTATGACATTACGGTTTTTGGCAAGGAGCCTCATCCGAACTATAATCGAATTCAATTATCGACTGTTTTACAGGGGGATACAACTGTCCAAGAGATTATTATGAATGATTGGGATTGGTATAAAGAAAATAAAATACAATTATTCGCTGGTGAAGAAATCGTCAAAATTGATCCTGTAAAGAAAATTGTAGTTTCGAACACAGGTCGAGTAACAGAATATGATGAATGTATTTTTGCAACTGGTTCTCGTTCCTTTATCATCCCATTCAAAGGGCATGATAAAAAGGGAGTAACAGGTTTCCGTAACATCGAAGACTGCGAATTGATGATTGAGTCTTCAAAACAGTACAAAAAAGCGGTAGTAATTGGTGGAGGGTTGTTAGGACTCGAAGCCGCACGCGGACTATTGAATTTAGGGATGGAAGTAAAAGTGGTTCACTTACAGCCTTATTTAATGGAAAAACAACTAGATCCAGTAGGTTCCACAATGCTTCAAAAAGAACTAGAAGCTCAAGGTATGGAATTTTTAATGGAGAAAGATACAGAAGAAATCTTAGGTGATGACCATGTGACAGGCATTCGTTTTAAAGATGGAACAGAAGTAGAAACTGATTTAGTCGTCATGGCTGTTGGGGTTAGAGCCAATATTGAAATCGCAAAAGAAAGTGGAATTGAAGTAAACCGTGCCATTGTCGTCAATGATTACCTTGAAACAAATTTGGCAAATGTTTATGCGGTTGGAGAATGTGCGGAGCACCGTGGGACTGTTTACGGATTAGTAGCTCCATTATATGAACAAGGAAAAGTTCTAGCTTCCTTTTTAGCTGGAAAAATGCCTGAGCCTTATGAGGGGTCTGTAGTAGGAACTCAATTAAAGGTTTCTGGTGTTGATATGTATTCTGCAGGAGAAATCATGGATGATCCATCGATGAAGGCCATAAAAGTACACAATGAGTTTGATGGTGTGTATAAAAAGGTCATGATTCGTGATAACCAAGTAGTCGGTGTTGTTCTCTATGGAGATACTTCAGACAGTACAAGATTATTCGGCATGATGAGGAAAAAAGAAGATGTCAGCGGAATGACAAGTGTATCGATTTTGTCTTCGGGATGTGAAGCTGCTTCAAGCGATGTTGCTTCTATGGCTGATGATGATCTTGTCTGCGGATGTAATGGGGTGTCAAAAGGCACCATTGTAAATGCCATTAAAGAGAATGGGCTAACAACGGTTGCTGAAGTTGGAGGCTGCACCAATGCGGGGCGTTCTTGTGGCCGTTGTAAATCGCAGATTGCAGATATTCTAAGTTATACACTTGGGGATGAATATAGCGATGCCGCTCAAAAAGAATCCATCTGTGGCTGTACACCATTAAGCCGTGATGAGGTAGTTGCTGAGATTAAAGAAAAAGGCTTAACGAATGTCAAAGAGGTTATGAATGTTCTAGGCTGGGCCAATGAAGAAGGTTGTTCAAAGTGTCGTCCTGCATTGAACTATTACCTTGGCATGATTCATATGGATCAATATCAAGATGATCGTGATTCTCGTCTTGTAAATGAAAAAATGCATGCCAATATTCAAAAAGATGGGTCGTATACAGTTGTTCCTAGAATGTATGGTGGTGTTACAACCGCACAAGACTTAAAAACAATTGCAGAAGTAGCCGAAAAATATGACGTCCCATTAGTTAAATTAACAGGTGGTCAACGAATTGGTTTATTTGGAGTTAGAAAAGACGATTTACCTGCTATTTGGGAAGAACTTGATATGCCATCAGGCTATGCTTATGGAAAAACATTAAGAACCGTAAAAACTTGTGTTGGATCAGCATTTTGCCGCTATGGAACTCAAGAATCGATGGGACTTGGTATTAAACTTGAGAAGAAATTTGAGCGTCTTGATACACCGCATAAAGTGAAAATGAGTGCTTCAGGCTGTCCAAGGAACTGTTCTGAATCTGGTATTAAAGACATTGGCTTTGTTGGAGTCGAAGATGGGTATGAAGTATATGTAGGTGGAAACGGTGGAACGGATCTGCGTGCCGGTGTTTTATTAGGAAAAGTGAAAAATGATGAAGAAGCTCTTGAGTTAACAGGTGCATATCTACAGTATTATCGTGAGACAGCCAACTATTTAGAACGTACATCCAAGTGGCTTGAACGGGTAGGACTCGACCATATTAAGGAAGTTCTAACAAATGAAGAAACAAGAAAAGCACTTAATGAAAGAATGAATAAAAGCCTTTCCCGTTACAGTGACGATCCATGGCAAGAAGCGATTCATAACGAGGACATCCAAGAAAAGTATTATACGGTTCGTAAGGGGAAAGAACTTGTAAAATAA